The Trypanosoma brucei brucei TREU927 chromosome 2, complete sequence genome has a window encoding:
- a CDS encoding D-alanyl-glycyl endopeptidase-like protein (similar to Bifunctional glutathionylspermidine synthetase/amidase) (GSP synthetase); Glutathionylspermidine amidase(EC 3.5.1.78) (Glutathionylspermidine amidohydrolase) (GSP amidase)). (Swiss-Prot:P43675) [Escherichia coli;Shigella flexneri;]) — MEREPAVTSKTNRLSSNEKDPHDVPETNDGAINGSFNNRKRGIKRLCSIAQAIFAWTFGVLVLLFISFIAFGVLYSGIRYPEGSGKVEKHCLNPVGAILGAHEGVFSYSNCGATENTTTYNNVTVAGTSYQSGLKWQCVEYARRYWMLRGTPQPATFGSVDGAADIWDLKDVQLLNGQKRKPLLKYHNGNATSANSKPRVGDLLIYPRQPNGFPCGHVAVVAGVTGDRMFVAEQNWENAAWPGPYHNYSRVLNLSCNPNGTACTVREKDNVTVQGWVRYE, encoded by the coding sequence GTCCCAGAAACCAATGATGGAGCCATTAATGGTTCTTTCAACAACCGGAAGCGTGGTATAAAACGCCTATGCTCAATTGCCCAGGCGATATTCGCTTGGACATTTGGCGTActcgttcttctttttatttctttcattgCCTTTGGCGTGCTTTACTCTGGCATTCGCTACCCCGAAGGCAGCGGCAAAGTGGAAAAACATTGCCTCAATCCAGTCGGTGCTATTCTTGGCGCACATGAGGGCGTCTTCTCTTACAGCAACTGTGGTGCAACAGAGAATACCACTACGTATAACAACGTCACAGTGGCTGGAACCAGTTACCAAAGCGGCTTAAAGTGGCAATGCGTGGAATATGCCCGACGGTATTGGATGCTTCGAGGTACACCACAACCAGCCACTTTTGGTTCTGTAGATGGAGCAGCTGACATTTGGGATCTTAAAGATGTTCAACTGCTCAATGGTCAAAAGCGGAAACCATTACTCAAATATCATAACGGAAATGCAACATCTGCAAACTCTAAGCCGCGTGTGGGGGATTTGTTGATTTACCCACGGCAACCCAACGGCTTTCCATGCGGTCATGTTGCCGTTGTTGCGGGTGTGACAGGGGATCGTATGTTTGTAGCGGAACAGAACTGGGAAAACGCAGCATGGCCAGGCCCGTATCATAATTACTCGCGTGTGCTTAACTTGTCATGTAATCCCAATGGCACGGCATGTACCGTACGTGAAAAGGATAATGTCACAGTGCAGGGGTGGGTGCGGTATGAATAA
- a CDS encoding D-alanyl-glycyl endopeptidase-like protein (similar to Glutathionylspermidine synthase (EC 6.3.1.8). (Swiss-Prot:P90518) {Crithidia fasciculata}) codes for MAARKAGTARPLLQREGEARNFDSYKLYAGASFAVGVVIILCLMKVPRAENSKDTVSTNTGSLSVGCQQNCSAPFGNVLGIYNGVPAMSNCNSDSCTAELWNTVKVEDIRIPAGRVDPHAVPPIYGMQWQCVEYARRYWMLRGTPQPATFGSVDGAADIWDLKDVQLLNGQKRKPLLKYHNGNATSANSKPRVGDLLIYPRQPNGFPYGHVAVVAGVTGDRMFVAEQNWENTAWPGPYHNYSRVLNLSCNPNGTACTVREKDNVTVQGWVRYE; via the coding sequence ATGGCGGCGAGGAAAGCAGGCACCGCCAGACCTCTTTTACAACGTGAGGGTGAGGCAAGAAACTTCGACTCATATAAGCTTTACGCAGGCGCCTCATTTGCTGTGGGAGTTGTCATCATTCTCTGCCTTATGAAGGTCCCTCGCGCGGAAAATAGTAAAGATACGGTGAGTACAAACACTGGGAGTCTTTCAGTGGGCTGCCAACAGAATTGCTCGGCCCCTTTTGGTAATGTGTTGGGAATTTACAACGGAGTTCCAGCTATGAGCAATTGCAACAGTGATAGTTGCACAGCAGAACTTTGGAACACTGTCAAGGTGGAAGACATACGGATACCGGCTGGTCGTGTGGACCCTCATGCGGTTCCACCCATATATGGTATGCAATGGCAATGCGTGGAATATGCCCGACGGTATTGGATGCTTCGAGGTACACCACAACCAGCCACTTTTGGTTCTGTAGATGGAGCAGCTGACATTTGGGATCTTAAAGATGTTCAACTGCTCAATGGTCAAAAGCGGAAACCATTACTCAAATATCATAACGGAAATGCAACATCTGCAAACTCTAAGCCGCGTGTGGGGGATTTGTTGATTTACCCACGGCAACCCAATGGTTTTCCATACGGTCATGTTGCCGTTGTTGCGGGTGTGACAGGGGATCGTATGTTTGTAGCGGAACAGAACTGGGAAAACACAGCATGGCCAGGCCCGTATCATAATTACTCGCGTGTGCTTAACTTGTCATGTAATCCCAATGGCACGGCATGTACCGTACGTGAAAAGGATAATGTCACAGTGCAGGGGTGGGTGCGGTATGAATAA